Within the Stenotrophomonas sp. 610A2 genome, the region TCATGGCGCGACAGAGGGCGTCGCCCTCACCCAAGCGCAGCTTCACTTGGCGAACATCCGGGGCGACCATCGCGTGATATCGCTCTGCCACCGCCATCGCGAACGAGTTAGCGTTCGTCGCGGTCTCGTCCAGCATGCGCCGGGTATAGCCGAAGATGACCGACTGGCGCGGCGGCAGATATTGAGGCCCGCGCTTCATGCGAACCCCCGCCGACATGCGAGACCATGCGGGCCATGTTCGATCCCACCCACCTCCGATTCACCGCCCTGCACGCGTTCGATATCGAAAGCGGCCGCGGCCGCGTCCTTGCCGTCATGTTCCAGCTGGCGCCGGGCGCCGCCGGTGTAGAGCGCGGACATTCAGGCCGCCTCCGCGGGGCGGACCCGCTTCGTATAGCTGGTCACGACCCCGGCGGCGTCCCGATGCCACTCCAGGTCCGGAAGCAACTGCTCTACGGTGACAAGGCCGAGCGCGGCGGCCCGCTCGGCGGCGGCCGGCGACTCGGCCACGACGGCGGAGACGGCGCGCTCGATGGCGATCGCCGTGTCCTCGTCGAACCCGTTTTGCAGCCAGTGGTGGACGTGGCCGGAGGCCGGCTTGCCCTTGACCCTGCGGGCGAGCTCGGTTTGGGTGCCGCAGATGGCGATGGCGCGCTGTAATGCGTTCACGGGGGCCCAAATGCAAGAAAACTTGCGACAAGCTACCGCAAACTTTTTTGCGGCGCAAGGCTGCAAGATCCCTTGTATGCAGTTAGGTCATATCGTCGCCGGATTGATGAAGCAGGAGGGCCTGAGCCTGGCCGCCGTAGCTGAACGCGTGCGCGCCCAGGGCGCCTCGAACGTGAAGCACCAGCACATTCAACAGTTGATCGAGTTCCCGAATAGGCGCCCGCGGTACCTGCCGGAACTGGCCAAGGCCTTTGGCTACACAGTCGAGCAGCTGATGGCGTGGAAGCCGGGCGACAAGCCTGGACATTTTCAGCAGGAAAGCGTCGTGCTCGGCGCGATGTCTCACGACATGCGAAGTGGACTTGAGAGGATGGCCTCCGCGGTCAAGTTGCTTCAGTACATCGTGGAGATCCAGCACGGGCCGCCCGAGGCGCTCCACGACCCCTACCTTCTAACCATCGCTTACGAGATCGTCTCGGAGGCCGGAGAAGTCGTCACTGATAGCAACCTGATCGAGTTCAGCAGGCGGTTCGCCGCCAGACAACGCGAGCGGGAGAACAGTGATGGCACTCAGCGAAAATCGACTTCGGGAACTGGCGGGGATGATCTCGGCGCGCATGGACGAACTGCGTCCGCCGGCGGAAAGGGCAAAGCCTCAGCTTAGGGTCGTCACCACACCCAAGGCCACCATCTACGACTCGATCACGCGCGAGTGCATCCTCAAGCGCGTGCGCTTCCTGCGGGATCGCTGGCAGATGCATTGCCTGGTCGACCAGGCGACGTTCAACGTCCCCAATCTTGACTGCCTCGAGGACGCGGACCTCGCCGCGCTCCTACACGACATGGAACGGGCGCGAGAATGCCGGGGCGAGGGCATTGACTGGGAAGAGGCTGGCCTGATCCGGTCCGTGGCCAGGCACGTACCCCTGGATTCGTTCGACTGAGGACGGGCTTTTCGCGCATCTGGGCCCGATTTCGGGCCCAGGGCACCCCCAATTCAACCCCTGCCAAGCCCCGTTTATCGGGGCTTGCGGCTTTTTGCGGCATTGCCGCAAGAAAACTTGTTGACTTGCCCGCAAGTTTTCTTGCAGTATCGCGCTCGCCCCCTCCGCGGGGGTGGCGGCCGGCAGGCCACCAGCTGGCTCCCCTCCAGCGGCTCTCCCCCTGGGCCAACCTGCCGGCCGCCTTCCTTCACCAGGAGGCGCCATGTCGCATCTGCTGCAGAACCACCTCGGCCTGGTCGTGATCGCAGTGCTGATCGCGCTGGGCTTCATCGCCGTGGTGCTTTCGCTCGCTTTCGGCTGGGCACGCCAGCGTGCTGAGCGGCTGGAACACGCGCAGCGCTCGATCGACGCGATTCGCTGGCCCGGCACGGCAGACACCTATCGCAACGCCCGTGCCGAGATGCGGAGTGGGCCGCGATGAGCAGTCCTTCGATTCTCATCCATACGCTGCAGCGTTTCCCGCTGCGCTTCACCTTCACGCCTGCGTGGGACTCGATCAGCGCGTCGCTGTACGTGCGCCCAACCAACGCCGACCGGAAGATCGGAATCGAGACCGGCAGACAGCCGGTTTTCGTCGCCGGCCATCCAGCGCAGAGGATTCGGCTCACCGAACCCGACGACACGGGTGACGACTGGGCAGTGTGGCTCGCCGGCACCGCGTTCGATATCGATGCCAAGACGCACGCTCGGCTGAAGGCGTGGATCGCCGACACCTTCACTTCCAAGGACGGAGAAGCGCCGCGATGATCATGCACGACATCCCTCCGTCCCAGCGGCTTACGCACGATGCGTGCGGACACACCGCACACCTGATCGAGACACGCGGGCGCGTGCAGATCGATCCGCGCCTCTTCGGGAAACCGGCGAGGCAGTACCACGTCGAATGCACCCACTGTGGTGTCGCGACGCCGCCCGTCTACTCCCAGCGCATCGCCGAGCACCTGTGGGGCCTCGGTGAGACGGCGCTGATCCCGCTCACCCAGCTGCCCGCACTCCGCATTGCTGCGGAGCGCTCGCTGCTGGCCGCCTGAAGGAGAGCTAGCCATGCAGCTGATGCAGTTCGCGCCACCCACCGCCGTCCGCGCCGCACCTACACGCGCCGACGACGCCGAGGTCACCAAGGCAGTGCGCCGCTACGCCCACGCCATTGGTTGCGATGCCAGCAACACCCAGGCGGCGATCGCCTGGTCGCTGCGCTCGCCGGGCCACACGCTGCAGGCCATCCGCGAAGGGCGCCGTCGTGCCGAGCAGCTGCGTGGCCGCCAGAAACCAGCCCCCGCCTGAGCGGCATAACCGCTGCTCACCTTGCCCGGCGGACCAGCCGGGTCTTTTTTCCGTCGAGGTCACCATGTCCGACAAGCACAACCTTCCGCCGCTTCAGCGCCAGGCGCTGTTGTCGATGCTCGCAGATCCAGAGCGGGCGCTCACCCGCGTACCAGGTGGCTTCTACTGCCCGGCCAACCGTCCCCACCCGGTGTTCACCGGGCGCACCGTCAAGGCGATGGAGCGCGATGGCCTGGTGAAGCTCGATGCGCCGCTCTGCACGACGCGAGTGGACTTCACCGAGGAAGGCCTCGCGATCGCGACGCAGATGCACGAGGCCGATCAGGCGCGGGCTGGTGCGGCATGAGCGCCTACGCCCCGGTTCGCCGCATGCTCGCGCCGGAAGCTATGCCGCAGCGCGATGCAGAAGGATGGGTGCAGCATCCCGACCTGGATCTACTCGTCGCAGATGGGCCTGAAGGCGCAGACCTCCCGCTGGACGCCGACAAGCTGAAGGCCGCGGGCTACGAAGCCTGCTATATCGGCCTCGAGCATGACCAGCATGAGGGGCAGGATGCCTATGACGACTACTTCGAGCGTGGCGGCAACGCTTCACGCTGGGAGCCGCGCCCACCGATAGGAAAAGGATGGCGAGTCGTTGCCATATACGACACCGAGGATGGCCCTTACGCGATGTTCGTGAAGGCGGTGATCGGATGAACAAGTCCGTCATCGTCTTCGGGCCTGCCGGCTGCGGCAAAACGACCAACGCAGCGCGCCTTGCCCAGCATTTCGGGTTGACCAAGATCGCCGACGACGCAGACCTCACCAGGCCGCCGACCCATCGCGGCTGGGAGGTCGACACCCTGTACCTAGTGCAGGAACGTCCTACGTGGGCACCTGAAGAAGCGCGACGCGTCCTCGAATTCTGCGATGCGATGGCACTCGCGAAGGCGGGTACGGCATGAAAGGGCGCGATATCAAGAAGTGCTGCCGCTGCGGATGCGGCGTGGCCAAGCACGGCATCGTGTTCTACACGTTGCGCCTGCAGCAGTGGGGACTGAACCCTCGCGGCATCGAGGAGACGCACGGCCTCGAGGAGTTCTTCG harbors:
- a CDS encoding helix-turn-helix domain-containing protein, with the translated sequence MNALQRAIAICGTQTELARRVKGKPASGHVHHWLQNGFDEDTAIAIERAVSAVVAESPAAAERAAALGLVTVEQLLPDLEWHRDAAGVVTSYTKRVRPAEAA
- a CDS encoding ATP-binding protein, whose amino-acid sequence is MNKSVIVFGPAGCGKTTNAARLAQHFGLTKIADDADLTRPPTHRGWEVDTLYLVQERPTWAPEEARRVLEFCDAMALAKAGTA